In Electrophorus electricus isolate fEleEle1 chromosome 6, fEleEle1.pri, whole genome shotgun sequence, a single genomic region encodes these proteins:
- the wdr73 gene encoding WD repeat-containing protein 73 isoform X2, which produces MDISSDEADDWFMESLHIYRDLHVFQLEHPTKVIEWTGEKSICVADYSSARNEILELLLPLKLYAGGNKGLCPERDFKLQHGGFCDEPVECLRHIFGKRCVVTSGQYSSKLQVWDIGEGDSGTDSLDAVSGLQFVNSSTFVVCANNGTLYVGDTRDPRMKHYVLHGSMSGSHWVFALRKDQPHSDPAACTVARLSSFGQVLVSDLRNLCSPVRQAQLNLQQNMATCDFLNVTWAPVLDSCLAVSGFDGKVHIFDTTSWSTVSQTPQPVFVHRGHDLSHEAKTDGTLLVVTTHVWHPWRPRTLLSAASDGSIHVWDWVDKNFEHF; this is translated from the exons ATGGATATATCGTCTGACGAAGCAGACGACTGGTTTATGGAGTCATTACACAT CTACAGAGATCTGCACGTATTTCAGCTTGAGCATCCGACAAAAGTAATCGAGTGGACGGGTGAAAAAA GTATATGTGTAGCAGATTACTCTTCTGCAAGGAATGAAATTTTGGAGCTCCTATTGCCTTTGAAGCTATATGCTGGAGGTAACAAG GGCCTCTGTCCAGAGCGAGACTTTAAATTGCAGCATGGAGGATTTTGTGATGAACCTGTTGAATGCCTGAGACATATCTTTGGGAAAAG ATGTGTGGTTACTAGTGGGCAGTACAGTTCCAAACTCCAGGTTTGGGACATCGGAGAAGGCGATAGTG GAACAGATTCATTGGATGCTGTGAGTGGTCTGCAGTTTGTGAATTCCAGCACATTTGTTGTTTGTGCAAACAATGGCACCTTGTACGTGGGAGACACAAGAGATCCAAGGATGAAGCATTATGTTCTCCATGGGAGTATGAGTGGATCACACTGGGTTTTTGCACTGAGAAAAGATCAGCCCCATTCAGACCCTGCTGCTTGCACTGTAGCAAGGCTCTCCTCTTTTGGTCAGGTTTTAGTGTCTGATCTACGAAACCTGTGCAGTCCAGTCAGACAAGCCCAGCTTAACCTGCAGCAGAATATGGCCACCTGTGACTTTCTGAATGTGACATGGGCCCCTGTGCTGGACAGCTGTCTAGCTGTCTCAG GATTTGATGGAAAAGTACATATATTTGACACAACTAGCTGGAGCACTGTCTCTCAGACACCGCAGCCTGTTTTTGTACATCGGGGTCATGACCTGTCACATGAGGCAAAGACTGATGGTACCCTGCTGGTTGTTACTACTCATGTGTGGCATCCATGGCGACCAAGAACTCTTCTATCAGCTGCTTCAGATGGCTCAATACATGTTTGGGATTGGGTAGACAaaaattttgaacatttttga
- the wdr73 gene encoding WD repeat-containing protein 73 isoform X1 — translation MDISSDEADDWFMESLHIYRDLHVFQLEHPTKVIEWTGEKSICVADYSSARNEILELLLPLKLYAGGNKGLCPERDFKLQHGGFCDEPVECLRHIFGKRCVVTSGQYSSKLQVWDIGEGDSDIIKRTGVINPKCPSDKGRKIASGVTDGASVLHGSRINDVQQTELVSGRVLYAVGTDSLDAVSGLQFVNSSTFVVCANNGTLYVGDTRDPRMKHYVLHGSMSGSHWVFALRKDQPHSDPAACTVARLSSFGQVLVSDLRNLCSPVRQAQLNLQQNMATCDFLNVTWAPVLDSCLAVSGFDGKVHIFDTTSWSTVSQTPQPVFVHRGHDLSHEAKTDGTLLVVTTHVWHPWRPRTLLSAASDGSIHVWDWVDKNFEHF, via the exons ATGGATATATCGTCTGACGAAGCAGACGACTGGTTTATGGAGTCATTACACAT CTACAGAGATCTGCACGTATTTCAGCTTGAGCATCCGACAAAAGTAATCGAGTGGACGGGTGAAAAAA GTATATGTGTAGCAGATTACTCTTCTGCAAGGAATGAAATTTTGGAGCTCCTATTGCCTTTGAAGCTATATGCTGGAGGTAACAAG GGCCTCTGTCCAGAGCGAGACTTTAAATTGCAGCATGGAGGATTTTGTGATGAACCTGTTGAATGCCTGAGACATATCTTTGGGAAAAG ATGTGTGGTTACTAGTGGGCAGTACAGTTCCAAACTCCAGGTTTGGGACATCGGAGAAGGCGATAGTG ATATTATCAAGAGGACTGGAGTTATAAACCCTAAATGCCCGTCAGACAAAGGCAGAAAAATAGCTTCTGGAGTGACAGATGGTGCTTCTGTTCTACATGGTTCTAGGATCAATGATGTTCAACAGACTGAGTTAGTCTCAGGGAGAGTTCTTTATGCAGTAG GAACAGATTCATTGGATGCTGTGAGTGGTCTGCAGTTTGTGAATTCCAGCACATTTGTTGTTTGTGCAAACAATGGCACCTTGTACGTGGGAGACACAAGAGATCCAAGGATGAAGCATTATGTTCTCCATGGGAGTATGAGTGGATCACACTGGGTTTTTGCACTGAGAAAAGATCAGCCCCATTCAGACCCTGCTGCTTGCACTGTAGCAAGGCTCTCCTCTTTTGGTCAGGTTTTAGTGTCTGATCTACGAAACCTGTGCAGTCCAGTCAGACAAGCCCAGCTTAACCTGCAGCAGAATATGGCCACCTGTGACTTTCTGAATGTGACATGGGCCCCTGTGCTGGACAGCTGTCTAGCTGTCTCAG GATTTGATGGAAAAGTACATATATTTGACACAACTAGCTGGAGCACTGTCTCTCAGACACCGCAGCCTGTTTTTGTACATCGGGGTCATGACCTGTCACATGAGGCAAAGACTGATGGTACCCTGCTGGTTGTTACTACTCATGTGTGGCATCCATGGCGACCAAGAACTCTTCTATCAGCTGCTTCAGATGGCTCAATACATGTTTGGGATTGGGTAGACAaaaattttgaacatttttga